Genomic window (Immundisolibacter sp.):
CTCGACGTCGTTGCCATCCGCAGCCAGCCGGGCTTCCAGCCGCGCCACCATGGCCTCGGGGTCTATCGGTGCGTTAGCGCCAACCTGCGGGCCACTCTGACTGGCGTCAAGCGCGGTCCAGAATGGCCCCTGCACGTAGGCATAGAGCCCAAGTCCAGCCGCGGGTAGGAACAACAGGACGCCGAGCGCAAAAGGCCACCCGGCACCACCCGCCTGTGCTGCCACCGGCACCGCGGCGGCCGGCAAGTGGGCCAGTTCCGCCTGCAAGCGCCGCTGTTCGTCGGCAAAACTCGCCGCATCCAGCGCTCCGTCGGCATGGGCCCGCGCAAGCTCGGCCAGACTCGCCTGCAAATGCGCGCGGCGCGCAACGGTCGTATCGGTGCCAGTGGCTGGCAGCGGCAAACGCAGCACCAGCCAGCCGACTGCGGCGAGAAGAAAAAGGGCCATCAAAAATACGATAGTCATGCTTGGTCCTGATCATGCAGCCGTCGGCGCAGATACCAGCCCGCGGCGCCCACGCCGAGCAGCAACAGTACGGGTGGTAGCCACCACAGGGGCGCCCCGCTACCGGCACGCGGCGGCTGCATCAGCACGAAATCGCCGTAGCGGGCGCGAAAGTATTCGATGATCTGACCATCGCTGCGTCCGGCCGCGAGCTGTTCCGAGATCAGGGCGCGCATGTCCCGAGCAAGATCGGCGTCCGATTCGGCCACTGACTGGCTCTGGCACACCGCGCAGCGCAGTTTTTCGGCAATTTCCAGCATATGCCGCTGCTGCGGGTCTTCGGCCACGACATCGGCCCACGCCATTGGGGCGATCAGCAGCAACGCCAACAGCAGTCTGTGCATCAGCTCACCCCGAACAGGCGTCGCAGATAACCGCGCAGGCTATCGGCATCGAGCGGGCCCACGTGCTTGGCCAGGAGCGTGCCATCGGTGGCCACGAAAAAGGTCTCCGGCACGCCGTACACGCCAAGCTCGATACCGGCTCGTCCTTCAGGATCGAAAAACGACCAGCGGTACGCATTGCCTCGCTCAGCCAGCCAGGCCTTGCCGGCATCGCGTCGGTCGCGGTAGTTGAGGCCGATGAAAGCCACCCGGTCGCCGAATTCACGGGCGGCGGTCACCACCACTGGATGCTCCACCAGACATGATTCGCACCAGGAGGCCCAGACGTTGATCAACATCGGACCACCCTGTCCGGCAGCGGCCAGGTCCACCGCCTGGCCGTCGAGCGTCACGCCTTCGATCGCCGGTAGCGGCTTGCCCACCAGCGGCGAGGGAATTTGCTTTGGGTCGTGCCGCAGCCCGACTGCCAGTACCCCTAAAAGCCCTGCCAGTATCGGCAGCAACAGCCATCGCCAAGCCTTCACGTGGTCATAATCCTGAGGTTTTCCAGCAATCCGAGGCGGGTGTATTGCCGCCCTCGG
Coding sequences:
- a CDS encoding cytochrome c-type biogenesis protein CcmH — its product is MHRLLLALLLIAPMAWADVVAEDPQQRHMLEIAEKLRCAVCQSQSVAESDADLARDMRALISEQLAAGRSDGQIIEYFRARYGDFVLMQPPRAGSGAPLWWLPPVLLLLGVGAAGWYLRRRLHDQDQA
- a CDS encoding DsbE family thiol:disulfide interchange protein is translated as MKAWRWLLLPILAGLLGVLAVGLRHDPKQIPSPLVGKPLPAIEGVTLDGQAVDLAAAGQGGPMLINVWASWCESCLVEHPVVVTAAREFGDRVAFIGLNYRDRRDAGKAWLAERGNAYRWSFFDPEGRAGIELGVYGVPETFFVATDGTLLAKHVGPLDADSLRGYLRRLFGVS